Part of the Woronichinia naegeliana WA131 genome, TGGCTCCACCATGAGCATAGGCTTTGGCAATTTCAACCGGATCAAAATCAGCCCGAATAACCCCTTTACTCGGAGAGGCTTTCTTCACTTCAGCAATTAAGGCCGGTTGACGAACACTTTTTTTTAAGGCTTCCAGAAAGTCTTTGGGTCTGGGTAAATCTTTAACCGCTTTTTGAAGTTCGAGGAGAGGTACTTTTTCTCGTCTTTGTTCTACTTCTATTTCCTTCTGCCAAACAATTTTTTCTAAAATATGACGAGGTTCTGCCTCTGGGTGCTGGATTTGATAACGTAGAAATTCTACCTTGACAGTCGGGTTAGGCGGGCGACGACGGATTTGCATGGGGACAGGTTTAATGAGGAAGCGGTCTATTGTCCCCAATTATACCTCGCACGGTGATAATTTGCGTTTTTTAGTTCAGCCCCCCTAGCCCCCCAAGTTTTGGGGGAACCATTCTCTATTTATCGGTTTCAAAGTCCCCCAGCATTGGGGGATTCAGGGGGCGAAAATCTCAATCCATGACCGTGCCAAGTATATATCAAGACAACGTGATTATGGGAGACAAGCAAGCGTGACATTTCGCGTCAATCTTGAACCGATAGATAGAAATTTGGCTGATAAACTAAACTAGTAATTTTCAAAATCTAGTCTTTTTATTTGAGGATTAACGTCCGCAATGAGCATTCTTTCCACTAAAGTAATTAAAGTAAACTGTATTTCGATTCAGAGATTCGGTAAGAGGTCAGGATGATGACGCTGGAACGTTTTCATGTCAAATTTTGGGGTGTAAGAGGGAGTATTCCCTGTCCAGGTGCTGAAACAGTAAGGTATGGGGGAAATACAACTTGTGTAGAGATGTTAATTGGGGGTGAACGACTCGTTTTTGATAGCGGTACGGGAATTCGGATTCTAGGGGAATCTTTGTTACCGCTCATGCCAGTCCAAGGCCACATTTTTTTTTCCCATACCCACTGGGATCATATTCAGGGTTTTCCTTTTTTTGCCCCGGCTTTTATGAGTGGTAACACCTTTAAAATTTACGGGGTTCCTACTGCTAATGGTGTTACGATTAAACAACGTTTGCATGACCAAATGCTTCACCCAAATTTCCCAGTGCCCTTGCAAATTATGCAAGGTGATCTACAATTTTATGATCTCGAAATAGACAAGGATATACAGTTAGGAGAGATTCGGATTGAGATGCGGTGTTTGAATCACCCCGGTGGTTCTGTGGGTTATCGAGTAGAATGGCGCGATCGCGTGGTGGTTTTTGTCACCGATACCGAACATCTACCCGATCAACTCGATAAAAATGTTCTTTACCTTGCCCGTCAAGCGGATGTGTTAATTATTGATGCTACCTATACTGACCAGGAATACTATGATCCTGGGCGCAGTCGTAGGGGTTGGGGCCATTCCACCTGGCAAGAGGCGGTTAAGATTGCCCGTAAAGCCCAGGTAAAACAACTGATTTTATTTCACCATGATCCATCTCATCATGATGATTTTCTGGATGCGATCGCCGAAGAAGCAATGGTAGCCTTTCCTGCCACCTTAGTAGCGAGAGAAGGAATGAGCCTAGAATTATTACCTGAATAATTTTAACGTTACGCAGCTTAGATTTAGACAAGAGATCTTGCTGCGATCGCCCCTGGCTCCAATTTATATTACAATTTGTAAAGAAACTGAATTTGGACTAAAGACGGAATGCGAGTTGCGATCGTTGGAGCGGGATTAGCAGGATTGGCCACCGCCATTGACTTGGTGGATGCGGGCTGCGAGGTAGAAATTTTTGAATCCCGTCCTTTTGTGGGGGGAAAAGTGAGCAGTTGGGTGGACAATGAGGGCAATCATATTGAAATGGGGCTGCACGTCTTTTTTGGCTGTTACTATAACCTCTTTGCCTTGATGGAAAAGGTAGGGGCGATCGCCAATTTGCGGTTAAAACAGCACACTCATACTTTTGTGAATAAGGGAGGACGCATCGGAGAATTAGATTTTCGCTTTATTACCGGCGCACCTTTTAACGGTTTAAAGGCCTTTTTTACCACTTCTCAACTATCAACCGTCGATAAATTAGCCAATTCTTTAGCGTTAGGAACTAGTCCGATCGTGCGGGGTTTAATTGACTTTGAAGGTGCGATGAGAAATATTCGAGCCTTAGATTCAATTAGCTTTGCTGATTGGTTTCGTAAGCAGGGGGGAAATGAGGGTAGTCTCAGAAAAATGTGGGATCCGATCGCCTATGCCCTAGGGTTTATTAATACTGAAGATATTTCGGCCCGTTGTATGCTGACTATTTTTCAGTTTTTTGCCGCTAAAACTGAGGCTTCAGTCCTACGAATGTTGGAAGGCTCTCCCTATGAATATTTACATAAACCGATTATTAATTACCTGGAGCAACGGGGAGTAAAAATTCACACTCGTCGTCAAGTTCGGGAAATTTATTTTGAAGGAACTGGAGAACAAACTAGGGTTACAGGCTTAAGTATTGCCCAGGGTGAAAACCTAGAAACGATTATCGCCGATGCCTATGTCTGTGCCTGTGATGTGCCAGGAATTCAACGCCTTTTACCGCAGCCATGGCGAGAAATGCCATTCTTTGACAATATCTATCAACTCGATACCATTCCCGTTGCTACTGTGCAATTACGCTTTGATGGTTGGGTGACAGAATTAAACGATCCAGCGCAACAAAAACAACTAGGAAAAGCTCTCGGTTTAGATAATTTGCTTTACACCGCCGATGCTGATTTTTCCTGTTTTGCCGATTTGGCCCTAACCAGTCCGGCTGATTATTACCGTGAAGGTCAAGGTTCCTTAATGCAATTAGTCTTAACACCAGGCGATCCCTTTATTAAACAAAAAAATGAAGATATTGCCCATCATGTTCTCGCCCAGGTCAAAGAATTATTTCCCTCCGCCCGTGATCTGAATATGACCTGGTTCAGTGTGGTGAAATTGGCCCAGTCTCTTTACCGCGAAGCTCCTGGTATGGATCGCTTTCGTCCTAGCCAAAAAACGGCGATCGCTAACTTTTTCCTAGCCGGTAGTTATACCCAACAGGACTATATTGATAGCATGGAAGGAGCCACCCTTTCCGGCAAACAAGCGGCCCAGGCAATCTTAGAAACTGCCGAAAACTTAAAAATTCAAAAACCTTAATGATCATGGCCAACTGGTTAGAACATAGCGTACAAATTGAAGTCGATGCCCCAATTGATCTCGTCTGGAGTCTTTGGTCTGATCTAGAGCAAATGCCTCGCTGGATGAAATGGATTGAATCAGTCAAAATATTGGAAGATAACGCCGACTTATCCCGTTGGCAATTGGCAACAGGGGGTTTTGAGTTTAGCTGGCTTTCTCGTATTGTTAAGCTGGTTCCCAATCAACTCATTCAATGGGAATCGGTGGATGGCTTGCCCAATCGGGGAACCGTGCGTTTCTATGATCGTCATGACAAAAGTATTGTACGTCTAACGATCGCCTATGCCATTCCTGGTTGGCTAGGAAAATTGATGGACAATCTCTTTTTAGGCAAAGTTGTAGAATCGACCATTCAAGCCGATCTAGAACGCTTTCGAGAGTATATTGCTCAAGTCCAAAACCGCTAATTTAGTTACTTTTAAAAAATTGTTTTTAAAAAGTTGCTTGTCAAATATCAAAATAATAGCGTACTGCCCCCGATTCAGTATCATTGCCCACCTGGACAATACCTTTTCTCATGCCATCCTGTAAAACTTTTTCTGTTTCATCGGCCGTAAGACCTGTGGCCATCATGGCCTGAGCGAGGGAAAGACTATTCCCTTTTTGAGCAGCATAGTCAATCAGTTGGTGTAGAGGGCTTTGGTTAACAACTTTTTTTGATCCCCAAAGAGTTTCCTGCAATTTGTTATCTAAACGATCCAATTTCTGGAGAATTTGCTGGCCTAAAACAAGCGGGCCAATCTGACTAGAGGGTGGCAAAAAGCTAGGAGAGCGTTGCTCATTTTCATTGACCATTTTAGGAATTAAAAAAAGATCCACGAACTGCCCGACAAAACAAAGTCCACTAGTACAAAGCCAAAGAACACCAGTGATCGGTTTACCCAGATAGAAACGATGAATTCCCGATAAGCCAAAGAAACCTAATGCCCAGAGTAAATAAGCAACCGAGAGATTTTTACCAGCAGGATACGCCATAGCGGAATGCAAAAATAATGGTGGGAGGAAATACGAATTGTTAATCAGCCCCGCTTAAGTCGGTTCAAAAGATTCAAGCGATTCACTTTTCAGTGTAACGGTTTACTCGCTAAACGGCGATCGCTTTTTTATACCATCAAAATCAGAACCCAGATTCACGCCTTATCCCTCTCTCAACTGGAGACTTTGGGTGAGGCGTTGTTGGATTTTACAAAACCCGATGTTATGACTCTGCTACAAAACTAACACGACGATAAATTTCTTGCAACGGAAGTTCGACTTTTAAACTTTCTAGAGTGATTATTTGATTAAGTTGGTCGTAGGTTTGTAATTGCCAGCGATCGCCCTGTTCTAGTCTGAAATATTGCTCAACGTAAGGTTCAGTTTGGCTAACGACCAGATATTCACAAAAACTCGGTATGGAACGATATTTTCTAAATTTATCACCGCGATCATAAGCTTCTGTAGAGGGAGAAAGTACTTCTACAATGAATAAGGGATTGAGAATTTCGTCTGTGCGATCGCCGTTAAATTCTGGTGCGCCATTAACGACAAGAATATCTGCATAGGTTCCCTGATTAAAATTGGGAATCCAGATCCGCATATCGCCATTGTAAACCTGAAAATTTGTCCCACGAACGGAAATATTGAGGCAAGTCGTGATTTCTACAGCAATACGACTATGGGTTGCGGTTCCTCCAGACATAACAATCATTTCTCCATTGCAATATTCATAACGCTCCTCGGAAATTTCTGCGATCGCCCGATATTCTTCCAAGGAGACAAAGGTTTTAGCGACTGTCGCAATAGTCGGTTTTTCTTGAGCAATAACCATGTTTGTTCTCCTCAGATATTCTATAAGTTAATTTTATCGTTATTTTTTAAGGATCGTGGGAGGGCGATCGCCTTGGCTTCAGCATGGACAGCACGGGAAGGCAGACTACTAGAATGGACGATCTTTGATAATGGCCGCCCCGAAGGGAAAGATGTTAAACCACTGATAACGCTTTATTACATAACTAAGGTCAGTGCATTGCTCTTAATGTGATTCTAAACTAGGATAAGATTAAATGACTAATCTTATTTGTCCTATGTTGGAAATCTCTAAGGCCGACATC contains:
- a CDS encoding DUF4351 domain-containing protein → MHALSLSQLETLGEALLDFTKPDVMTLLQN
- a CDS encoding SRPBCC family protein, with amino-acid sequence MANWLEHSVQIEVDAPIDLVWSLWSDLEQMPRWMKWIESVKILEDNADLSRWQLATGGFEFSWLSRIVKLVPNQLIQWESVDGLPNRGTVRFYDRHDKSIVRLTIAYAIPGWLGKLMDNLFLGKVVESTIQADLERFREYIAQVQNR
- a CDS encoding Uma2 family endonuclease: MVIAQEKPTIATVAKTFVSLEEYRAIAEISEERYEYCNGEMIVMSGGTATHSRIAVEITTCLNISVRGTNFQVYNGDMRIWIPNFNQGTYADILVVNGAPEFNGDRTDEILNPLFIVEVLSPSTEAYDRGDKFRKYRSIPSFCEYLVVSQTEPYVEQYFRLEQGDRWQLQTYDQLNQIITLESLKVELPLQEIYRRVSFVAES
- a CDS encoding MBL fold metallo-hydrolase, yielding MMTLERFHVKFWGVRGSIPCPGAETVRYGGNTTCVEMLIGGERLVFDSGTGIRILGESLLPLMPVQGHIFFSHTHWDHIQGFPFFAPAFMSGNTFKIYGVPTANGVTIKQRLHDQMLHPNFPVPLQIMQGDLQFYDLEIDKDIQLGEIRIEMRCLNHPGGSVGYRVEWRDRVVVFVTDTEHLPDQLDKNVLYLARQADVLIIDATYTDQEYYDPGRSRRGWGHSTWQEAVKIARKAQVKQLILFHHDPSHHDDFLDAIAEEAMVAFPATLVAREGMSLELLPE
- a CDS encoding TM2 domain-containing protein, which produces MAYPAGKNLSVAYLLWALGFFGLSGIHRFYLGKPITGVLWLCTSGLCFVGQFVDLFLIPKMVNENEQRSPSFLPPSSQIGPLVLGQQILQKLDRLDNKLQETLWGSKKVVNQSPLHQLIDYAAQKGNSLSLAQAMMATGLTADETEKVLQDGMRKGIVQVGNDTESGAVRYYFDI
- the zds gene encoding 9,9'-di-cis-zeta-carotene desaturase, with translation MRVAIVGAGLAGLATAIDLVDAGCEVEIFESRPFVGGKVSSWVDNEGNHIEMGLHVFFGCYYNLFALMEKVGAIANLRLKQHTHTFVNKGGRIGELDFRFITGAPFNGLKAFFTTSQLSTVDKLANSLALGTSPIVRGLIDFEGAMRNIRALDSISFADWFRKQGGNEGSLRKMWDPIAYALGFINTEDISARCMLTIFQFFAAKTEASVLRMLEGSPYEYLHKPIINYLEQRGVKIHTRRQVREIYFEGTGEQTRVTGLSIAQGENLETIIADAYVCACDVPGIQRLLPQPWREMPFFDNIYQLDTIPVATVQLRFDGWVTELNDPAQQKQLGKALGLDNLLYTADADFSCFADLALTSPADYYREGQGSLMQLVLTPGDPFIKQKNEDIAHHVLAQVKELFPSARDLNMTWFSVVKLAQSLYREAPGMDRFRPSQKTAIANFFLAGSYTQQDYIDSMEGATLSGKQAAQAILETAENLKIQKP